Proteins encoded in a region of the Brevefilum fermentans genome:
- a CDS encoding class I SAM-dependent methyltransferase — MNSEIKAKLLEINQIFYQHHSGSFSATRHQVQPGVRRLIDSLQSDARIIDIGCGNGTLARHLAERGFSGEYLGVDLSADLLDDARRLLCSPPSGTYIFQKIDLAEPNWSASIPTNNFDWLVAFAVLHHLPGADLRLETVRAFRNLISPHGRVALSVWQWQNSSRLRKRVIPWSTVGLKPDELDAGDVLLDWRAGDSPGMRYVHTFSEDRLSELAFKSGFDICDMFYSDGKIGNLALYQVWRTAQK; from the coding sequence ATGAACTCGGAAATCAAAGCGAAATTACTCGAAATCAACCAGATCTTCTATCAACATCATTCTGGATCTTTTAGCGCAACCCGGCATCAGGTTCAGCCCGGGGTTCGCCGGTTGATTGACAGCCTCCAATCCGACGCCCGGATAATCGATATCGGCTGCGGGAACGGCACGCTGGCCCGGCACCTTGCTGAACGAGGCTTTTCTGGGGAATACCTCGGCGTTGACCTGAGCGCAGACTTGCTGGATGACGCCCGGCGCCTGCTGTGCTCGCCGCCATCTGGGACCTATATATTTCAAAAAATTGACTTAGCTGAACCGAATTGGTCAGCATCCATTCCGACCAATAATTTCGATTGGCTGGTTGCCTTCGCTGTCCTGCACCACCTGCCAGGAGCGGACCTGCGCCTGGAAACTGTCCGAGCTTTCCGTAACCTGATTTCACCCCATGGACGGGTGGCGCTTTCTGTCTGGCAGTGGCAAAACAGCTCACGGTTGCGCAAACGGGTTATTCCCTGGTCAACGGTGGGTCTGAAGCCGGATGAACTGGATGCCGGAGATGTATTGCTGGATTGGCGCGCAGGCGACTCTCCAGGTATGCGCTATGTCCACACCTTCAGCGAAGATCGCCTGAGCGAGTTAGCCTTCAAGTCAGGTTTCGATATTTGCGATATGTTTTATTCTGACGGGAAAATAGGCAACCTGGCGCTTTACCAGGTGTGGCGAACAGCACAGAAATAA
- a CDS encoding ZIP family metal transporter → MIAIFEQFSPIIQALMGTLFTWFMTAFGASLIFLTREVNQRLLDGLLGFASGVMIAASFWSLLEPAIELSHDMTVPVWVPAAVGFLLGGLFLFLVDKLLPHLHMGMEMGEAEGLKSSWRRSVLLITAITLHNIPEGLAVGVAFGAAAANVEGASIASAIALAVGIGLQNFPEGLAVSAPLRREGWPRGRAFFYGQLSGIVEPIAGVIGAALTILMRPLLPYALAFAAGAMIYVVAEELIPATKCEGHSDIPTLGVMLGFAVMMILDVAFG, encoded by the coding sequence ATGATTGCTATTTTTGAACAATTTTCTCCTATTATCCAGGCGTTAATGGGCACGTTATTTACCTGGTTCATGACGGCATTTGGAGCATCCCTGATATTTTTAACCAGGGAAGTCAATCAGAGACTGTTGGATGGCTTATTAGGCTTTGCTTCGGGTGTGATGATTGCTGCCAGTTTCTGGTCGTTGCTGGAACCGGCCATCGAGCTATCGCATGATATGACTGTGCCAGTCTGGGTTCCGGCAGCAGTGGGATTTCTTCTGGGCGGATTGTTCCTGTTTCTGGTGGACAAGCTGCTACCGCACCTTCATATGGGCATGGAGATGGGTGAAGCTGAAGGCTTGAAATCCTCCTGGCGGCGCAGCGTGCTGTTGATCACGGCGATCACCCTGCACAATATCCCTGAAGGGCTGGCTGTCGGGGTTGCCTTTGGTGCAGCGGCTGCCAACGTTGAAGGCGCCAGTATTGCCTCGGCGATTGCATTGGCTGTCGGAATTGGGCTGCAGAACTTCCCGGAAGGGTTGGCAGTGTCTGCACCGTTACGTCGAGAGGGATGGCCGCGGGGTAGAGCGTTTTTCTACGGTCAGCTATCCGGTATCGTGGAACCGATTGCAGGTGTGATTGGGGCAGCGTTGACGATCCTGATGCGCCCATTACTGCCCTATGCCCTGGCATTTGCAGCCGGAGCAATGATCTACGTTGTGGCAGAAGAGCTGATCCCAGCCACGAAATGTGAGGGGCACTCGGACATCCCTACACTGGGCGTGATGTTAGGTTTTGCCGTCATGATGATTTTGGATGTTGCTTTCGGATAA
- a CDS encoding glycoside hydrolase family 13 protein: MTDLTHTPDWVKNAIFYQIFPDRFAKSKNVEKPEHLEPWSLPVTQHGFKGGDLLGVCEHLDYLQDLGVTALYFNPIFASAANHRYHTFDYYQVDPILGGNTAYFTLLEEVHRRGMYLILDGVFNHASRGFFQFHHILENGEKSPYRDWFTVYGYPLNAYHDKPNYSAWWNMPALPQFNTDNPRVREFLFGIARYWIEQGADGWRLDVPFEIKDPEFWRKFRVITKEANPDAYLVGEIPSEAQEWLQGDMFDAVMNYQFTAACVGFFGKGSRDDGLISGMMGLPEIPELDASDFAQRTRQLLEIYPRQNALAQLNLLDSHDMPRFLSMVRGKKDAFRLASLFQMTYPGAPCIYYGDEIGLMGGRDPDCRAPFPWDEAVWDHDLHNAIRTYTHLRLKHPVLRAGEFEPVFAQEACLAYLRHLDGEQLFVLLNTGHSTWDFNVPVEKWFANAVEFEDLLGGEGAVIEEGHLRKGQLPPWQGAVLKPIS, from the coding sequence ATGACCGATTTAACCCATACACCCGATTGGGTCAAAAACGCCATTTTTTACCAGATATTTCCGGATCGTTTCGCAAAATCGAAAAATGTGGAGAAGCCAGAACATCTTGAACCCTGGAGTTTACCGGTGACCCAGCACGGTTTTAAAGGTGGTGATTTGCTGGGCGTGTGTGAACATTTGGATTATCTCCAGGATCTGGGTGTAACTGCGCTTTATTTCAACCCGATCTTTGCTTCCGCAGCAAATCATCGCTATCATACGTTTGATTATTACCAGGTTGATCCCATCTTGGGCGGTAACACAGCATATTTCACGCTTTTGGAAGAAGTTCATCGGCGAGGAATGTACCTGATCCTTGATGGTGTTTTCAATCATGCCAGTCGCGGTTTCTTTCAATTTCATCATATTCTTGAGAACGGGGAAAAATCACCTTATCGAGACTGGTTCACGGTGTATGGCTACCCGCTGAATGCTTACCACGACAAACCAAACTATTCCGCCTGGTGGAACATGCCCGCGTTGCCACAATTCAATACGGATAACCCGCGCGTCCGGGAATTCTTGTTTGGGATTGCCCGGTACTGGATTGAACAAGGCGCAGACGGCTGGCGGTTGGATGTACCCTTTGAAATTAAAGACCCCGAATTCTGGCGAAAGTTTCGAGTGATTACCAAGGAAGCCAACCCCGATGCCTACCTGGTAGGCGAAATCCCCTCGGAGGCGCAGGAATGGTTACAGGGCGATATGTTTGATGCCGTGATGAATTACCAGTTCACCGCGGCTTGCGTGGGTTTCTTTGGGAAGGGCAGCCGGGATGATGGACTGATCTCGGGGATGATGGGACTGCCTGAAATTCCGGAATTGGATGCTTCAGATTTCGCCCAGCGCACCCGGCAATTGCTGGAAATTTATCCCCGTCAAAACGCACTGGCGCAGCTCAACTTGCTGGATAGCCATGATATGCCGCGTTTTTTGAGTATGGTGAGAGGGAAGAAAGACGCCTTCCGGCTGGCAAGTTTATTTCAAATGACTTATCCTGGCGCACCGTGTATTTATTACGGTGATGAGATTGGATTGATGGGCGGGCGTGATCCTGACTGCCGGGCACCGTTCCCCTGGGATGAAGCGGTCTGGGATCATGACCTGCACAACGCAATCAGGACCTATACCCATCTGCGATTAAAGCATCCCGTTTTACGTGCCGGCGAATTTGAGCCTGTATTTGCCCAGGAAGCATGCCTGGCTTATTTACGCCATCTGGATGGTGAGCAACTCTTCGTTTTACTGAACACCGGTCATTCGACCTGGGATTTCAATGTGCCGGTGGAGAAATGGTTTGCTAACGCCGTTGAATTCGAGGACCTGTTGGGCGGTGAAGGGGCTGTGATTGAAGAAGGACATTTGCGCAAAGGTCAACTGCCACCCTGGCAGGGGGCGGTTTTAAAGCCCATATCCTGA
- a CDS encoding elongator complex protein 3: MLMKAETWRKKRDYSQEELDLALQILEAIKGGMNLQTAQREFPKPGGGGFMPKHALVAVYTRMVESGAWPEDDALLAKIRMKPTRTLSGVTTVTVLTGFYPCPGDCIFCPQEDQLPKSYLSEEPGAKRGVENKFDPYLQTRNRIKALAAVGHPTDKIELLILGGSFCAYPRDYQAWFVQRCFDAMNADELGGDQGSKSLEEAQEINVNAAHRNVGLVIETRPDLVNRAALPWYRRLGVTKVQMGAQSLDDRILHLNRRGHTVRDTLEATSLLRAGGFKIVLHWMPNLFGATPESDQDDFARLWGDGAFCPDEIKIYPCQLLEGTQLYQLWREGKYQPYSEETLLDLIARLKTTVPRYCRINRIIRDIPSTYVVAGNKNTSLRQDIQREMARRGTRCECIRCREIRKKQVSVDTVTLNDLVYRPAHAEEHFLSFDTVDDHLAGFLRLSLSDDTRLTGMVDLEEAAIIREVHVYGQSLALGDERYGIAQHSGLGTRLIQRAEEIASRAGYRKMAVIAAVGTRAYYAERGYALGENYMIKTLE; encoded by the coding sequence ATGCTGATGAAAGCGGAAACTTGGCGAAAAAAGCGCGATTACAGTCAGGAAGAACTGGACCTGGCTCTACAGATATTGGAAGCGATCAAGGGTGGGATGAACCTGCAGACCGCCCAGCGAGAATTTCCCAAACCAGGCGGTGGCGGTTTTATGCCCAAACATGCCCTGGTGGCTGTCTATACCCGCATGGTGGAAAGCGGCGCATGGCCTGAAGACGATGCCTTGCTGGCAAAAATCCGCATGAAGCCGACGCGCACCCTCTCGGGGGTGACGACGGTCACCGTGCTGACGGGTTTTTATCCCTGCCCGGGAGATTGTATTTTCTGTCCACAGGAAGATCAATTGCCAAAAAGCTATTTAAGTGAAGAGCCCGGCGCCAAGCGCGGTGTAGAAAATAAATTCGACCCCTATTTGCAAACCCGCAACCGGATCAAAGCATTAGCGGCTGTCGGGCACCCCACGGATAAGATTGAACTTCTAATCCTGGGTGGCAGCTTTTGTGCTTATCCCCGGGATTACCAGGCCTGGTTTGTGCAGCGCTGTTTTGATGCCATGAATGCCGATGAACTCGGGGGAGACCAGGGATCAAAATCATTGGAAGAAGCCCAGGAAATCAATGTTAACGCAGCGCATCGCAATGTAGGTCTGGTGATTGAAACCCGACCGGACCTGGTGAACCGGGCTGCGCTGCCCTGGTATCGACGCCTGGGCGTGACCAAGGTGCAAATGGGCGCCCAGAGCCTTGATGACCGGATTCTGCACCTTAATCGGCGGGGTCATACGGTCCGCGACACGCTGGAGGCAACGAGCTTATTGCGCGCCGGCGGCTTTAAGATTGTTCTGCACTGGATGCCCAATTTGTTTGGGGCGACGCCGGAAAGCGACCAGGACGATTTTGCGCGCTTATGGGGGGATGGCGCTTTTTGCCCTGATGAAATTAAAATTTACCCCTGCCAGTTGCTGGAAGGAACGCAGCTTTACCAGTTGTGGCGTGAAGGAAAGTATCAACCCTATTCTGAGGAGACGCTGCTGGACCTGATCGCGAGATTAAAGACCACTGTTCCCCGTTATTGCCGCATCAACCGGATTATTCGCGATATCCCCTCTACGTATGTCGTCGCCGGGAACAAAAACACCAGCCTGCGTCAGGATATCCAGCGGGAGATGGCGCGGCGTGGCACCCGCTGCGAATGCATCCGCTGCCGGGAAATTCGTAAAAAGCAGGTAAGCGTCGATACTGTGACCTTGAATGACCTGGTCTATCGCCCTGCCCATGCGGAAGAGCATTTCCTCTCCTTTGATACAGTGGATGATCACCTGGCGGGTTTTCTGCGATTGTCCCTGTCAGATGATACCCGCCTTACGGGCATGGTCGATTTGGAGGAGGCTGCCATCATTCGAGAAGTGCATGTGTACGGCCAGTCCCTGGCGCTGGGTGATGAACGGTATGGAATTGCCCAGCACAGCGGTTTGGGGACGCGCCTGATTCAGCGCGCCGAGGAGATCGCCAGCAGAGCAGGATACCGAAAAATGGCAGTCATCGCTGCGGTTGGCACCCGTGCCTATTACGCCGAAAGGGGCTACGCACT